A window of the Amycolatopsis solani genome harbors these coding sequences:
- a CDS encoding YciI family protein, with amino-acid sequence MYVVLLNYTAPIEQIDLALPDHQEWLNKQYEHGHFLASGRRNPRVGGVIITRPLNRGKLDAILASDPFCVQHLAQYEVIEFSPTKTAPELRLLNEAVPH; translated from the coding sequence ATGTATGTCGTCCTGCTGAACTACACGGCCCCGATCGAGCAGATCGACCTCGCGCTCCCGGACCACCAGGAATGGCTGAACAAGCAGTACGAACACGGCCACTTCCTCGCGTCCGGGCGGCGGAATCCCCGCGTCGGAGGTGTCATCATCACGCGTCCGCTGAACCGCGGGAAGCTCGACGCCATCCTGGCGTCCGACCCGTTCTGCGTGCAGCACCTCGCGCAGTACGAGGTCATCGAGTTCTCGCCGACGAAGACCGCTCCGGAGCTGCGCTTGCTCAACGAAGCGGTACCGCACTAG
- the typA gene encoding translational GTPase TypA, with the protein MPAASATVETGRPTGKTRPDLRNVAIVAHVDHGKTTLVDAMLRQSGAFAERAEVVDRVMDSGELEREKGITILAKNTSIHRQTPEGQVTINVIDTPGHADFGGEVERGLAMVDGVVLLVDASEGPLPQTRFVLRKTLEAGLPVILLVNKTDRPDARIAEVVEETHDLLLELASDIEDADHDAILDLPVVYASARAGKASLEQPADGEVPESENLDPLFDTLLRHVPPPAADLDAPLQALVTNLDASNFLGRIALIRIHAGKLRKGQTVAWMREDGNVQNVRISELLVTEALTRVPATEASAGELVAIAGIPDITIGDTLADSDNPVALPRITVDEPAISMTIGVNTSPLAGRNGGDKVTARLVKARLDQELIGNVSIRVLPTERPDTWEVQGRGELALAILVEQMRREGFELTVGKPQVVLRTIDGKLHEPFERLYIDSPEEHLGAITQLLAARKGRMEDMSGNGTGRIKLEYVLPSRGLISFRTDFLTETRGTGIANHVFEGYFPWAGEIRTRHSGSLVADRTGPVTAYAMIQLADRGTFFVEPGAEVYEGMVVGENPRFEDLDINITKEKKLTNMRQSSADVMETLARPRKMGLEEALEFCSVDECVEVAPEVVRVRKVTLDVNTRAKERSRAKSRDNG; encoded by the coding sequence GTGCCCGCAGCCAGCGCTACCGTCGAAACCGGCCGGCCGACCGGTAAGACCCGGCCCGACCTGCGCAATGTCGCGATCGTAGCCCACGTCGACCACGGCAAGACCACCCTCGTGGACGCGATGCTGCGCCAGTCCGGCGCCTTCGCGGAGCGGGCCGAGGTCGTCGACCGCGTGATGGACTCCGGTGAGCTCGAGCGGGAAAAGGGCATCACCATCCTCGCGAAGAACACCTCGATCCACCGCCAGACCCCCGAGGGCCAGGTGACGATCAACGTCATCGACACCCCCGGCCACGCCGACTTCGGCGGCGAGGTCGAGCGCGGCCTGGCCATGGTCGACGGCGTCGTGCTGCTGGTCGACGCGTCCGAGGGACCGCTCCCGCAGACCCGTTTCGTACTGCGTAAGACGCTCGAGGCCGGCCTGCCGGTGATCCTGCTGGTCAACAAGACCGACCGCCCGGACGCCCGGATCGCCGAGGTCGTCGAGGAGACTCACGACCTGCTGCTCGAGCTGGCCAGCGACATCGAGGACGCCGACCACGACGCGATCCTCGACCTCCCGGTCGTCTACGCCTCCGCGCGCGCCGGCAAGGCGAGCCTGGAGCAGCCCGCCGACGGCGAGGTCCCCGAGAGCGAGAACCTCGACCCGCTGTTCGACACGCTGCTGCGCCACGTGCCGCCGCCCGCCGCCGACCTCGACGCGCCGCTGCAGGCGCTGGTCACCAACCTCGACGCGTCGAACTTCCTCGGCCGCATCGCGCTGATCCGCATCCACGCCGGCAAGCTGCGCAAGGGCCAGACCGTGGCCTGGATGCGCGAAGACGGCAACGTCCAGAACGTCCGGATCTCCGAGCTGCTGGTCACCGAGGCGCTCACCCGCGTCCCGGCGACCGAGGCCAGCGCCGGCGAGCTGGTCGCCATCGCGGGCATCCCGGACATCACCATCGGCGACACCCTCGCCGACTCCGACAACCCGGTGGCGCTGCCCCGGATCACGGTCGACGAGCCCGCGATCTCGATGACCATCGGCGTCAACACCTCGCCGCTGGCGGGGCGCAACGGCGGCGACAAGGTCACCGCGCGGCTGGTCAAGGCCCGCCTCGACCAGGAGCTGATCGGTAACGTCAGCATCCGCGTGCTGCCGACCGAGCGCCCCGACACCTGGGAGGTCCAGGGTCGTGGCGAGCTGGCGCTGGCCATCCTCGTCGAGCAGATGCGCCGCGAGGGCTTCGAGCTGACCGTCGGCAAGCCGCAGGTGGTCCTGCGCACGATCGACGGCAAGCTGCACGAGCCGTTCGAGCGCCTCTACATCGACTCGCCGGAAGAGCACCTCGGCGCGATCACCCAGCTCCTGGCCGCCCGCAAGGGCCGCATGGAGGACATGAGCGGCAACGGCACCGGCCGGATCAAGCTGGAGTACGTGCTCCCGTCGCGCGGCCTGATCAGCTTCCGCACCGACTTCCTGACCGAGACCCGCGGCACCGGCATCGCGAACCACGTGTTCGAGGGCTACTTCCCGTGGGCGGGCGAGATCCGCACCCGGCACAGCGGCTCCTTGGTCGCCGACCGCACCGGCCCGGTCACCGCGTACGCGATGATCCAGCTGGCCGACCGCGGCACCTTCTTCGTCGAGCCGGGCGCCGAGGTGTACGAGGGCATGGTCGTGGGCGAGAACCCGCGCTTCGAGGACCTCGACATCAACATCACCAAGGAGAAGAAGCTGACGAACATGCGTCAGTCCTCCGCCGACGTGATGGAGACGCTGGCCCGCCCGCGCAAGATGGGCCTGGAAGAGGCGCTGGAGTTCTGCTCCGTCGACGAGTGCGTCGAGGTCGCGCCGGAGGTCGTCCGGGTCCGCAAGGTCACCCTGGACGTCAACACCCGCGCGAAGGAGCGTTCGCGCGCCAAGAGCCGCGACAACGGCTGA
- a CDS encoding ABC transporter family substrate-binding protein encodes MRVNRKGVPVLALAAVLLTACSNTPPPPVVSSSVAPVSTTGKTPSQIVVGVDDVLGGYNPHNLADSSQVTSALSQLLLPSVFRQKDDGSTQLDKSLMKSAEVVSQQPFVVAYEVRPDASWSDGAPIAAEDFDYLRTQMRDQPGVVEPAGYRQITDLQSREGGKRVEVTFAKPYPGWQGLFSGLLPAHLLKDAPDGWRGALAANFPAIAGPFSIKSIDTARGEVILERNERYWEKPAAIDRIVLRRSDQNTLLAALQSGNDQFALARTTGDELKRLGELGSAVRLHTVARPVVAGVLLRPVSATLHDAQVRAGVAAFLDRNKLITEGVAGGPSSTLHADAQVKAPSEAGYAATIPPGPPTAPDVAKAEESLKAAGYAKTAGTWRKNGKALSLVIASPGTQEPYASIAKELTAQLVAQGIEVNAITPQPRDLFGGLLAMPVVNGVQQPTGDSAGNVGIDIAVVPQAVGGDPASVLASSFGCRPEQTVTGADPAKPVVPGNSAGFCDTALQPSIDAALSGSTPITEALTTLEPELWRQNVVVPLFQLADTLAIGSGISGVTPGPPMVGPFGSAVNWTRGPK; translated from the coding sequence GTGCGGGTGAATCGCAAGGGAGTGCCGGTACTGGCACTCGCGGCCGTGCTGCTCACCGCGTGCTCCAACACCCCGCCACCGCCGGTGGTGTCCTCTTCGGTCGCCCCGGTGTCGACCACCGGCAAGACGCCCTCGCAGATCGTCGTCGGCGTCGACGACGTCCTCGGCGGGTACAACCCGCACAACCTCGCGGACTCGTCCCAGGTGACGTCGGCGCTGTCGCAGCTGCTGCTGCCCTCGGTGTTCCGCCAGAAGGACGACGGCAGCACCCAGCTCGACAAGAGCCTCATGAAGTCCGCCGAGGTGGTCTCGCAGCAGCCGTTCGTGGTCGCCTACGAGGTCCGGCCGGACGCGTCCTGGTCCGACGGCGCGCCGATCGCGGCCGAGGACTTCGACTACCTGCGGACGCAGATGCGCGACCAGCCCGGCGTGGTCGAGCCGGCCGGCTACCGGCAGATCACCGACCTGCAGTCCCGCGAGGGCGGCAAGCGCGTCGAGGTCACCTTCGCCAAGCCCTACCCCGGCTGGCAGGGGCTGTTCTCCGGCCTGCTGCCCGCCCACCTGCTCAAGGACGCGCCCGACGGCTGGCGCGGGGCGCTCGCGGCGAACTTCCCGGCCATCGCCGGTCCGTTCTCGATCAAGAGCATCGACACCGCCCGCGGCGAGGTCATCCTCGAGCGCAACGAGCGCTACTGGGAGAAGCCCGCGGCGATCGACCGGATCGTGCTGCGCCGGTCGGACCAGAACACCCTGCTGGCCGCGCTGCAGAGCGGCAACGACCAGTTCGCGCTGGCCAGGACCACCGGCGACGAGCTCAAACGGCTCGGCGAGCTGGGTTCGGCCGTGCGGCTGCACACGGTGGCCCGGCCGGTCGTGGCCGGCGTGCTGCTGCGCCCGGTCAGCGCGACCCTGCACGACGCCCAGGTCCGCGCCGGGGTGGCCGCGTTCCTCGACCGGAACAAGCTCATCACCGAAGGCGTCGCCGGCGGCCCGTCGTCGACGCTGCACGCCGATGCCCAGGTGAAGGCGCCGTCGGAGGCCGGGTACGCGGCGACCATCCCGCCCGGCCCGCCGACCGCGCCCGACGTCGCCAAGGCCGAGGAGTCGCTGAAGGCCGCGGGCTACGCCAAGACGGCGGGCACCTGGCGCAAGAACGGCAAGGCGCTCTCGCTCGTGATCGCCTCGCCGGGCACCCAGGAGCCGTACGCCTCGATCGCCAAGGAGCTCACCGCCCAGCTCGTCGCGCAGGGGATCGAGGTCAACGCGATCACCCCGCAGCCGCGCGACCTGTTCGGCGGGCTGCTCGCGATGCCGGTCGTCAACGGCGTCCAGCAGCCGACCGGCGACTCGGCGGGCAACGTCGGGATCGACATCGCGGTCGTGCCGCAGGCGGTCGGCGGCGACCCGGCCTCGGTGCTCGCGTCGAGCTTCGGCTGCCGCCCCGAGCAGACGGTCACCGGCGCCGATCCGGCCAAACCCGTCGTTCCGGGCAATTCGGCCGGGTTCTGCGACACCGCGCTGCAGCCGTCGATCGACGCGGCGCTCTCCGGATCGACCCCGATCACCGAAGCGCTCACCACTCTTGAGCCTGAACTTTGGCGGCAGAACGTGGTGGTCCCGCTGTTCCAATTGGCTGACACCCTCGCCATCGGATCGGGCATCTCGGGCGTCACGCCAGGTCCCCCCATGGTGGGCCCATTCGGGTCCGCGGTGAACTGGACTCGCGGCCCGAAGTAA
- a CDS encoding ABC transporter family substrate-binding protein — MRRSKAVSALSLVAGASLLLSACSGGDSGSGNTDQNGSSTDVKSMAAGKAETGDLFKLADTPGYDGTVTIGIDDGYSGYNNQTPDTNSSYNNYVLTAVLSGTLKLDGNNKVLLNNDVFESWDVTQKDPQQVTYKIKPNVKWSDGQAYDCKDLYLAWLSQSGLAKGPDGKNPFNSASTTGYSLIKTATCKDNLTFVTDYSEPYLDYKGLFNAPAIMPAHILEAKTGIADITKLAPTGDPAQIKAAGDFWSNEWKGFKADIMPSSGPYKITAFDANQKAVTLEKNPTWVGGKGGPSKIIIRAMEDTKAMATALQNGEIDVAASTQPDATAAQTMKGLAAQGVTYGSASQLTYEHLDLNFKRMFADKDLRKAFLESVNRKEITDKLLKEVQADAEPLNSVVFFQGEEGYTDLYSSKAGLGADAAAKTLTDAGWVKGGDGIFAKNGQRASFKITHNQNARRSQTVEIIISQAKLAGIEVKDETDANFLKGGRVSTGDYDVALFGWSAQPFKAESKSIYVCPDKGGEQNYQSLCDPKIDDAYNAAVKATDEQVKLQKYQEADKAIADDYATLPLFQTPSMWAFKGIDRVYMQSYDGVLWNVGEWEQKK, encoded by the coding sequence ATGAGGAGATCCAAAGCAGTCTCCGCTTTGTCGCTCGTCGCCGGCGCTTCGCTGCTGCTGAGCGCCTGCAGCGGTGGTGATTCGGGCTCGGGCAACACCGATCAGAACGGATCGTCGACCGACGTCAAGTCGATGGCTGCCGGCAAGGCCGAGACCGGTGACCTGTTCAAGCTCGCGGACACCCCGGGGTACGACGGTACGGTCACGATCGGTATCGACGACGGGTACTCGGGGTACAACAACCAGACCCCGGACACCAACAGCTCGTACAACAACTACGTCCTGACCGCGGTGCTCTCCGGTACGTTGAAGCTCGACGGCAACAACAAGGTGCTGCTGAACAACGACGTCTTCGAGTCGTGGGACGTCACGCAGAAGGACCCGCAGCAGGTCACCTACAAGATCAAGCCGAACGTCAAGTGGTCGGACGGTCAGGCGTACGACTGCAAGGACCTGTACCTGGCGTGGCTGTCGCAGAGCGGCCTGGCGAAGGGCCCGGACGGCAAGAACCCGTTCAACTCGGCCTCGACCACCGGGTACTCGCTGATCAAGACGGCGACGTGCAAGGACAACCTGACCTTCGTCACCGACTACAGCGAGCCCTACCTCGACTACAAGGGCCTCTTCAACGCGCCGGCGATCATGCCCGCGCACATCCTCGAGGCCAAGACCGGCATCGCGGACATCACGAAGCTGGCCCCGACCGGCGACCCGGCGCAGATCAAGGCCGCCGGTGACTTCTGGTCGAACGAGTGGAAGGGCTTCAAGGCGGACATCATGCCGTCGTCGGGCCCGTACAAGATCACCGCGTTCGACGCCAACCAGAAGGCCGTCACCCTCGAGAAGAACCCGACCTGGGTCGGCGGCAAGGGTGGCCCGTCGAAGATCATCATCCGCGCCATGGAAGACACCAAGGCGATGGCGACCGCGCTGCAGAACGGTGAGATCGACGTCGCGGCGTCGACCCAGCCGGACGCCACCGCGGCCCAGACGATGAAGGGCCTCGCGGCCCAGGGCGTGACCTACGGTTCGGCCTCGCAGCTGACCTACGAGCACCTCGACCTGAACTTCAAGCGCATGTTCGCCGACAAGGACCTCCGCAAGGCGTTCCTCGAGTCGGTCAACCGCAAGGAGATCACGGACAAGCTGCTCAAGGAGGTCCAGGCGGACGCGGAGCCGCTGAACAGCGTCGTCTTCTTCCAGGGTGAAGAGGGTTACACCGACCTGTACAGCAGCAAGGCGGGCCTGGGCGCCGACGCGGCGGCCAAGACGCTGACCGACGCCGGCTGGGTCAAGGGCGGCGACGGCATCTTCGCCAAGAACGGCCAGCGCGCTTCGTTCAAGATCACGCACAACCAGAACGCGCGCCGCAGCCAGACCGTCGAGATCATCATCTCGCAGGCCAAGCTGGCCGGCATCGAGGTCAAGGACGAGACCGACGCCAACTTCCTCAAGGGTGGCCGCGTCTCGACCGGTGACTACGACGTCGCGCTGTTCGGCTGGTCCGCCCAGCCGTTCAAGGCGGAGTCGAAGTCGATCTACGTCTGCCCGGACAAGGGTGGCGAGCAGAACTACCAGTCGCTGTGCGACCCGAAGATCGACGACGCCTACAACGCCGCGGTGAAGGCGACCGACGAGCAGGTCAAGCTGCAGAAGTACCAGGAGGCCGACAAGGCCATCGCGGACGACTACGCGACCCTGCCGCTGTTCCAGACGCCGAGCATGTGGGCGTTCAAGGGCATCGACCGCGTCTACATGCAGTCGTACGACGGTGTGCTGTGGAACGTCGGCGAGTGGGAGCAGAAGAAGTAG
- a CDS encoding ABC transporter permease, whose product MNLVIYILRRLAISIPVLLVGTFLCFVMVAGTGDPLGELRQNPQISKEALAATATKLGLDQGIIPRYFTWLGDFLSGNWGISIAQGNALAPVAPKVMAALGVTFKLVVGAEILALIIGIIVGVLAAVKQYSIIDYVATTLAFLLFSMPIFCIAIVLKRYAIEINGWVRDLGLSDVLGNPWLRTTSPEQLNTDGVGDFITSTIGAYLLPTLSIMAISFAAYSRFQRASMLEVMGSDYVRTARAKGLANGRVIFRHAFRNALIPVTTLFSVNFGSVLAGAIITETVFNWHGMGTLLVEAVTKNDTQVMMGWLVVIASLVIIANLIADLMYGILDPRIRVG is encoded by the coding sequence TTGAACCTGGTGATCTACATCCTTCGCCGTCTGGCGATATCGATTCCCGTCCTGCTGGTCGGGACTTTCTTGTGTTTCGTCATGGTCGCCGGCACCGGCGACCCGCTGGGCGAGCTGCGGCAGAACCCGCAGATCAGCAAGGAAGCGCTGGCCGCCACGGCCACCAAGCTCGGTCTCGACCAGGGCATCATCCCCCGCTACTTCACGTGGCTCGGTGACTTCCTGAGCGGCAACTGGGGCATCTCGATCGCGCAGGGCAACGCCCTCGCGCCGGTCGCCCCGAAGGTGATGGCCGCGCTCGGCGTCACGTTCAAGCTGGTCGTCGGCGCCGAGATCCTCGCGCTGATCATCGGCATCATCGTCGGCGTGCTGGCCGCGGTGAAGCAGTACTCGATCATCGACTACGTCGCCACCACGCTCGCCTTCCTGCTCTTCTCGATGCCGATCTTCTGCATCGCGATCGTGTTGAAGCGCTACGCGATCGAGATCAACGGCTGGGTGCGGGACCTCGGCCTGTCCGACGTGCTCGGCAACCCGTGGCTGCGCACCACCAGCCCGGAGCAGCTGAACACCGACGGCGTCGGGGACTTCATAACCAGCACGATCGGCGCGTACCTGCTGCCGACGCTGTCGATCATGGCGATCAGCTTCGCCGCGTACAGCCGGTTCCAGCGCGCCTCGATGCTCGAGGTCATGGGCTCGGACTACGTCCGCACCGCGCGCGCCAAGGGCCTCGCCAACGGTCGGGTCATCTTCCGGCACGCGTTCCGCAACGCCCTGATCCCGGTGACGACGCTGTTCTCGGTGAACTTCGGCTCGGTGCTGGCCGGCGCGATCATCACCGAGACGGTGTTCAACTGGCACGGCATGGGCACGCTGCTGGTCGAAGCCGTCACGAAGAACGACACCCAGGTCATGATGGGCTGGCTCGTGGTGATCGCCTCCCTCGTGATCATCGCCAACCTGATCGCCGACCTGATGTACGGCATCCTGGACCCGAGGATTCGCGTTGGCTGA
- a CDS encoding ABC transporter permease, which produces MADLNSLLATETAAAEGTLPADALPEPRSQGKLVLRKFLHHKLAMASTAVLILIVLISILMPIFWKHSYQDSSFPSFAKPSGDFPLGTTQVGKDMVSQVLRGTQYSLLIALTVSILATVIGVVFGAVAGYLRGFTDSAISRVTDLFLIIPQIAAAAILAKVFGGGTWYIVALVLSAFAWMPIARITRAEAMSLAQREFVDAARASGAGVVRIIFKHLVPNMVGSITVNATLAVAQAVLAEAALSFIGLGVQLPDTSLGRVILENYAQLQTRPALFFGPFIVLVLISLTINFIGDGLRDAFDPRQRRMKA; this is translated from the coding sequence TTGGCTGACTTGAACTCTCTTCTCGCGACCGAAACCGCCGCGGCCGAAGGCACGCTGCCGGCGGACGCGCTGCCGGAACCGCGGAGCCAGGGCAAGCTGGTCCTGCGGAAGTTCCTGCACCACAAGCTGGCGATGGCGTCGACGGCGGTGCTGATCCTCATCGTGCTGATCAGCATCCTGATGCCGATCTTCTGGAAGCACAGCTACCAGGACAGCTCGTTCCCCTCCTTCGCCAAGCCGAGCGGTGACTTCCCCCTCGGCACGACGCAGGTCGGCAAGGACATGGTGTCGCAGGTGCTGCGCGGGACGCAGTACTCGCTGCTGATCGCGCTCACCGTGTCGATCCTCGCCACCGTGATCGGTGTCGTGTTCGGCGCGGTCGCCGGTTACCTGCGCGGGTTCACCGACTCGGCGATCTCGCGGGTGACGGACCTGTTCCTGATCATCCCGCAGATCGCCGCGGCGGCCATCCTCGCCAAGGTGTTCGGCGGCGGTACCTGGTACATCGTCGCGCTGGTGCTCTCGGCGTTCGCGTGGATGCCGATCGCCCGGATCACCCGGGCCGAAGCGATGTCGCTGGCCCAGCGCGAGTTCGTCGACGCGGCGCGCGCTTCCGGGGCCGGCGTCGTCCGGATCATCTTCAAGCACCTGGTGCCGAACATGGTCGGCAGCATCACGGTCAACGCGACCCTCGCGGTCGCGCAGGCCGTGCTGGCGGAAGCCGCGCTGTCGTTCATCGGCCTGGGTGTCCAGCTGCCCGACACCTCGCTGGGCCGCGTCATCCTGGAGAACTACGCCCAGCTGCAGACGCGGCCGGCGCTGTTCTTCGGGCCGTTCATCGTGCTCGTGCTGATTTCACTGACGATCAACTTCATCGGTGACGGTCTACGCGACGCCTTCGACCCGCGACAGCGGAGAATGAAGGCCTGA
- a CDS encoding ABC transporter permease — MNLVLYALRRLAISIPVLLVGTFLCFVMVANTGDPLGELRSKPGISAQAIADTEHKLGLDQSVTARYFTWLGHFLTGDWGISIAQGNAFTPVQPKVMAAFGVTLELVLAASVLALVFGVLVGVLAAVKQYSIWDYLATTLAFLMFSMPIFCVAIVLKGYAIRANTWVRDLGLADVLGDPWLRTTSPESLSATGVGDALAKYVGAFLLPTLSIMAITFAAYSRFQRASMLEVLGADYVRTARAKGVSNSRVIWRHAFRNALIPVMTLFSVNFGATVTGAIITETVFNWHGMGTLLVEAVNKNDPQVLMGWLVVIAASVVIANLVADLLYGILDPRIRVG, encoded by the coding sequence ATGAATCTTGTGCTCTACGCGCTCAGACGGCTGGCCATCTCCATCCCGGTCCTGCTCGTCGGCACGTTCCTCTGCTTCGTCATGGTGGCCAACACCGGCGACCCGCTCGGCGAGCTGCGCAGCAAACCGGGCATCAGCGCACAGGCGATCGCCGACACCGAACACAAGCTCGGCCTCGACCAGAGCGTCACCGCCCGCTACTTCACCTGGCTCGGCCACTTCCTGACCGGCGACTGGGGCATCTCGATCGCCCAGGGCAACGCGTTCACGCCGGTGCAGCCGAAGGTGATGGCCGCGTTCGGCGTGACGCTCGAGCTGGTACTGGCGGCGTCCGTGCTGGCGCTCGTCTTCGGCGTGCTGGTCGGCGTCCTGGCCGCGGTCAAGCAGTACTCGATCTGGGACTACCTCGCGACGACGCTGGCGTTCCTGATGTTCTCGATGCCCATCTTCTGCGTGGCGATCGTGCTCAAGGGCTACGCGATCCGCGCCAACACCTGGGTTCGCGACCTCGGCCTGGCCGACGTCCTCGGCGACCCGTGGCTGCGCACGACGAGCCCGGAGAGCCTCTCCGCGACCGGCGTCGGCGACGCGCTGGCGAAGTACGTCGGCGCGTTCCTGCTGCCGACGCTGTCGATCATGGCCATCACGTTCGCCGCGTACAGCCGGTTCCAGCGCGCGTCGATGCTGGAGGTCCTGGGCGCCGACTACGTCCGGACCGCGCGCGCCAAGGGCGTCTCGAACTCGCGGGTGATCTGGCGGCACGCGTTCCGCAACGCGCTGATCCCGGTGATGACGCTGTTTTCGGTCAACTTCGGCGCCACGGTGACGGGCGCGATCATCACCGAGACGGTGTTCAACTGGCACGGCATGGGCACGCTGCTGGTCGAAGCGGTCAACAAGAACGACCCGCAGGTGCTGATGGGCTGGCTGGTGGTGATCGCGGCGAGCGTGGTGATCGCGAACCTGGTCGCGGACCTCCTGTACGGCATCCTGGACCCCCGCATCCGCGTGGGCTGA
- a CDS encoding ABC transporter ATP-binding protein, producing MSTEATSADVAGVSGSVLSISDLSVSFQTEDGVVNAVKGIGFDVQPGEIVAVVGESGSGKSVTSMSVLGLLPKTSRIAGELRLGERNLADLKEKEMQKIRGNQVAMIFQEPMTALNPVYTVGWQLRESLRSHLDISKAAADKRAVELLDMVGIPNPELRFKQYPHQLSGGLRQRVVIAMAISCDPKVIIADEPTTALDVTVQAEILGLLRKLRDTLDTAIVLITHDMGVVADMADRVIVMYQGEIVEEAPVRELFASPKEDYTRRLLAAVPVLGQRPEGRRLLDDAGIDADSTEAAKIAEEIRLADAELEAVIEEAAPALEIKNLVLEYPGRRGQSKNRAVDDVSLTIAKGEIVGLVGESGSGKSTVGRCAVGLLRATQGTIAIAGKDITTMSTKEIRPLRRFFSIVFQDPASTLDPKMTIGESIAEPMVLHKVLSGKELSARVRSLLDKVELGGHYMNRYPHELSGGQRQRVAIARALSLDPALLIADEPTSALDVSVQARVLDLFLDLQQSLQFACLFISHDLAVVDLLADRVAVMQHGKLVEVGTRDQVLHSPQQEYTKRLLSAAPVADPILQAERRAAWEAGKLAPVAD from the coding sequence GTGAGCACTGAAGCAACTTCGGCGGACGTCGCCGGCGTTTCCGGATCCGTTCTGTCGATCTCCGACCTCAGCGTGTCGTTCCAGACCGAGGACGGCGTCGTGAACGCCGTCAAGGGCATCGGGTTCGACGTGCAGCCCGGCGAGATCGTCGCCGTGGTCGGGGAGTCCGGGTCCGGCAAGTCCGTCACGTCGATGTCGGTGCTGGGCCTGCTGCCCAAGACCAGCCGGATCGCCGGCGAGCTGCGCCTCGGCGAGCGCAACCTGGCGGATCTCAAAGAGAAGGAAATGCAGAAGATCCGCGGCAACCAGGTCGCGATGATCTTCCAGGAGCCGATGACCGCGCTGAACCCGGTCTACACGGTCGGCTGGCAGCTGCGCGAGTCCCTCCGCTCGCACCTCGACATCTCCAAGGCCGCCGCGGACAAGCGCGCGGTCGAGCTGCTCGACATGGTCGGCATCCCGAACCCGGAGCTGCGGTTCAAGCAGTACCCGCACCAGCTGTCGGGCGGGCTGCGCCAGCGCGTCGTCATCGCCATGGCGATCTCGTGCGACCCGAAGGTCATCATCGCGGACGAGCCGACCACCGCGCTCGACGTCACGGTCCAGGCCGAGATCCTCGGCCTGCTGCGCAAGCTGCGCGACACCCTCGACACGGCGATCGTGCTGATCACCCACGACATGGGTGTCGTCGCCGACATGGCCGACCGCGTCATCGTCATGTACCAGGGCGAGATCGTCGAAGAGGCGCCGGTGCGCGAGCTGTTCGCGTCGCCGAAGGAGGACTACACCCGGCGGCTGCTCGCCGCGGTGCCGGTGCTCGGCCAGCGCCCCGAGGGCCGCCGCCTGCTCGACGACGCGGGCATCGACGCCGACAGCACCGAGGCGGCCAAGATCGCCGAGGAGATCCGGCTGGCCGACGCCGAGCTGGAGGCCGTGATCGAAGAGGCCGCGCCGGCCCTGGAGATCAAGAACCTGGTGCTCGAGTACCCGGGCCGCCGCGGCCAGTCCAAGAACCGCGCGGTGGACGACGTCTCGCTGACCATCGCCAAGGGCGAGATCGTCGGCCTGGTGGGCGAGTCGGGCTCCGGCAAGTCGACGGTCGGCCGCTGCGCCGTCGGCCTGCTGCGCGCGACCCAGGGCACGATCGCCATCGCGGGCAAGGACATCACCACGATGTCGACGAAGGAGATCCGCCCGCTCCGCCGCTTCTTCTCGATCGTGTTCCAGGACCCGGCGTCCACACTGGACCCGAAGATGACGATCGGCGAGTCGATCGCCGAGCCGATGGTGCTGCACAAGGTGCTGTCCGGCAAGGAGCTGTCGGCGCGGGTGCGCTCGCTGCTCGACAAGGTCGAGCTGGGCGGGCACTACATGAACCGCTACCCGCACGAGCTCTCCGGCGGCCAGCGCCAGCGCGTGGCCATCGCCCGCGCCCTGTCGCTCGACCCGGCCCTGCTCATCGCGGACGAGCCGACGTCGGCGCTGGACGTGTCGGTGCAGGCCCGCGTGCTGGACCTGTTCCTCGACCTGCAGCAGTCGCTGCAGTTCGCGTGCCTGTTCATCAGCCACGACCTCGCGGTGGTCGACCTGCTGGCCGACCGCGTCGCGGTGATGCAGCACGGCAAGCTGGTCGAGGTCGGCACCCGCGACCAGGTCCTGCACTCGCCGCAGCAGGAGTACACGAAGCGCCTCCTGTCGGCGGCCCCGGTCGCGGACCCGATCCTGCAGGCCGAGCGCCGCGCGGCTTGGGAGGCCGGCAAGCTGGCCCCGGTGGCCGACTGA